A DNA window from Thermodesulfatator atlanticus DSM 21156 contains the following coding sequences:
- a CDS encoding glyceraldehyde 3-phosphate dehydrogenase NAD-binding domain-containing protein: MKLGINGLGRIGKLTLWHHVARKSFQEIVVNLGRKAGTSLQDIANYIEKDSTYGWLPVYLYGHKAERVIENLNEDEGTMTIDGVPVRILREKRNPAEIGWKEYGVRLVVDSTGRFRDPTASPETSGGALRGHLVSGAEKVILSAPFKIKDKELGMPDDAVTVVYGINDGDFLPDKHRVISAASCTTTCLAYMIKPLLDYFGVNRILSASMVTVHAATASQAVLDRVPKAGATDLRKIRSIFNNIILTTTGAAKALSLVIPEMKQVGFIAESVRIPTNTGSLIVLVVNIQDESLENRVTREVLHNIYEEAANGPYHPYLKFTLEQNVSADIIGYPKAAAIIEGSEIHTRTGLVRVDLTKACGPDGQKLEGLTCAQIEIPVTQAVIYGWYDNEFGSYTNMLGELTLHIAQQML, translated from the coding sequence ATGAAGTTAGGTATTAATGGCTTGGGACGTATTGGTAAGCTAACCCTTTGGCATCATGTGGCGCGCAAATCTTTTCAGGAAATAGTGGTCAACCTGGGCCGCAAGGCAGGGACATCTCTTCAAGACATAGCCAATTATATCGAAAAAGATTCCACCTACGGATGGCTCCCCGTTTATCTTTACGGGCATAAAGCCGAGCGAGTCATTGAAAATTTAAATGAAGACGAAGGTACGATGACCATAGACGGGGTCCCTGTGCGGATTTTGAGGGAGAAGCGAAATCCTGCTGAAATTGGCTGGAAAGAATACGGAGTGCGTCTGGTGGTGGATTCTACCGGGCGTTTTCGTGATCCCACTGCTTCTCCTGAGACTTCAGGTGGTGCCCTGCGAGGGCATCTTGTTTCAGGGGCAGAAAAAGTCATATTATCAGCACCTTTCAAGATAAAAGACAAAGAGCTTGGGATGCCAGATGATGCGGTAACCGTGGTTTATGGCATAAATGATGGCGATTTTTTGCCTGATAAGCATCGGGTTATCAGTGCCGCCTCATGCACCACAACCTGTCTGGCCTATATGATCAAACCTTTGCTTGATTATTTTGGGGTTAACCGCATACTTTCCGCCTCGATGGTCACGGTGCATGCCGCCACTGCTTCCCAAGCTGTGCTTGATAGAGTGCCCAAAGCAGGAGCTACGGATTTACGTAAAATTAGAAGCATCTTTAATAACATAATTCTTACCACTACCGGAGCTGCCAAGGCTTTATCCTTGGTCATTCCCGAAATGAAACAGGTTGGCTTTATTGCAGAGAGTGTACGCATTCCTACCAACACCGGAAGCCTTATTGTGCTGGTGGTTAATATCCAGGATGAAAGCCTTGAAAATCGCGTTACCAGGGAAGTTCTTCATAATATTTATGAAGAGGCGGCAAACGGGCCTTATCATCCTTATCTTAAATTCACCTTAGAACAAAATGTTTCTGCTGACATCATTGGCTATCCAAAGGCGGCAGCTATCATAGAGGGATCTGAAATCCATACCAGGACCGGGCTGGTACGGGTAGATTTAACCAAGGCCTGTGGCCCTGATGGGCAGAAACTTGAAGGGCTTACCTGTGCCCAAATAGAAATTCCAGTGACTCAGGCGGTAATTTATGGCTGGTATGATAACGAATTTGGGTCTTATACCAATATGCTTGGAGAGTTAACCCTCCATATAGCCCAGCAAATGCTTTAG
- a CDS encoding PEP/pyruvate-binding domain-containing protein, protein MKTDTFTSKALIANLKETAVKEFPIPEEHWVLLEVVSGYQGLEAQAVSLIKEINHPYRNLRLVIADLRSFILKNFRVIAKKEKGPQALEVAASILLDIIQKEKTDEIIKQAAEALLAILDKMAISLSSPDISRFWQVFELVFSSLKRLPSHKLLHFLRSYFSFKKLAKKLLTKEISPAEKELLADFLSYTLKVTYEYWLSELDPAKWIEDECFCALGPRSKDYFVLVEPISHESLRKYLKTLEELKEKKDLEALLLLPDYLDILRFYKDLPDKVKALSHGTDTEDPFHNIKILVLFKIVETPGTEPIHEDALQQINRELVQMIRREPSETLDDFIIRAFALLKKNIRRYPWTALQCIRNMGFEILDRGDPRLAELFLEEVVKFGFQPPEIKGVDKEWHLICNPAHILNIRTWLDIISHHPKWCTTLLSALIINLQLAGTCIRDTDLFQKDVSKLLNSEIEPVYNLVKQFCRILPVYYNEIGAEGLLRDVSTELDEIHSRKDELIHFLRKQSHVESSNLIIDFIEAIFNFWLTKDKKPLKPFIPFELYERLPTTGPYIDPVHEILVAFWQKANISKFQDLLPLKEEEIEQILAGINAPEKEKRRVFLLIKMYQLEVQKYGFDLYELKSYLEQSKAWGFEGVDKLLEALEKGSRNEKLEALLDYLEYLQGIILSPQKFNPREDIYFKRHIAANIPSMYGRYHEKKFDALGLTFRLEALANVLFEELVAEIDIPFITRSTFFKILKILTYFRRALQIEGISSKKFNTYLDLLQASLVVRRFTYTQYLDIFRGLLEGVKDIAKVYYISPHRENLAIILRQLGRKNLLPKYLAGHENLSDEEFFHRVSERFIRDLIAQAFGLQALDNFVGRLYRTLLEQREKLSQEDLDLLMTYDPGRAICPIYKPNPLTQDLIHLGNKGHNLYLLATLGMKVPPGFIITTEAFRCYRVIKRYQATYEDFLSQIRQALNQVESLTGKRFGDPENPLLISVRSGAAISMPGMMATVLNVGSNIEIIEGLARKTGNLWFAWDTYRRFLQSWAMAHGVERETFNRLMREHKNIYKVKKKREFSGEQMRELALKYREVVKEKGVPLVDDPWEQLLISIDLVFSSWNSEKARAYRQLMGISDYWGTAAIVQAMTFGNLSLEAGTGVVFTAPPFGKLSRVALWGDYTPGNQGEDIVSGLVTTYPISIEQKKREGRADEPSLEEKFPEIYKSLYNIAQDLIYNKKWSHQEIEFTFEGPEPEKLFILQSRDMVTKEERPRIKVFVRTPALEKSFIGRGIGVSGGALSGRVVFTLEDINELRKESPVTPLVLLRFDTVPDDIKEISAADGLLTARGGQTSHAAIVASRLGKTCVVGYENMSIYEEKRYARLDGHIVKKGDWLSIDGVTGHVYLGRHEVREAAGFPEVSSVF, encoded by the coding sequence ATGAAGACAGATACTTTTACCTCTAAAGCCCTCATCGCTAACCTGAAAGAAACCGCTGTTAAAGAATTTCCTATCCCCGAAGAGCATTGGGTTCTTCTGGAAGTGGTAAGCGGATACCAAGGTTTAGAGGCCCAAGCAGTTTCCCTTATCAAGGAGATTAATCACCCCTATCGTAATTTGCGCCTGGTTATTGCAGATTTGCGTTCATTTATTCTTAAAAATTTCCGCGTGATTGCCAAAAAAGAGAAAGGCCCCCAGGCTTTAGAGGTTGCAGCTAGCATTTTGCTTGACATCATACAAAAGGAAAAAACTGACGAGATAATTAAGCAAGCTGCAGAAGCTCTGTTGGCCATCTTGGACAAGATGGCAATTTCTCTTTCTTCTCCTGATATTTCTCGATTCTGGCAGGTTTTTGAACTTGTCTTTTCAAGTTTAAAAAGGCTTCCTTCTCACAAATTACTCCATTTTTTGAGGAGTTATTTCTCTTTTAAAAAGCTAGCCAAAAAACTCCTTACCAAAGAAATTAGCCCTGCTGAGAAAGAGCTTTTGGCGGATTTCCTAAGTTACACTCTGAAAGTTACTTATGAATACTGGCTTTCAGAGCTAGACCCTGCAAAGTGGATAGAAGACGAATGTTTTTGTGCTTTAGGGCCACGCAGTAAGGACTATTTTGTTTTGGTTGAGCCAATCTCTCATGAGAGCCTAAGAAAATATCTCAAAACGCTAGAGGAGCTAAAAGAAAAAAAAGACCTTGAAGCATTACTTTTACTCCCTGATTATCTTGATATCCTGCGTTTTTACAAGGACTTGCCAGACAAGGTCAAGGCCCTTTCCCACGGGACTGATACTGAAGACCCCTTTCACAATATCAAGATTCTTGTGCTTTTTAAAATCGTAGAGACCCCGGGTACAGAACCAATTCATGAAGACGCTTTGCAGCAGATAAATCGTGAGCTAGTTCAGATGATAAGGCGTGAGCCTTCGGAGACTCTTGATGATTTTATTATCAGGGCCTTTGCCCTTCTCAAAAAAAATATCAGGCGTTACCCGTGGACAGCGCTTCAGTGTATTCGCAATATGGGTTTTGAAATTCTTGACAGGGGGGATCCTCGTTTAGCAGAGCTATTCCTTGAAGAAGTGGTCAAGTTTGGTTTTCAGCCTCCTGAGATAAAAGGCGTTGATAAAGAATGGCATCTCATATGCAATCCAGCTCATATTCTCAATATCAGGACCTGGCTTGATATTATTTCGCACCATCCCAAATGGTGTACCACGCTGCTTTCGGCCCTGATTATTAACTTGCAACTAGCAGGGACCTGTATTCGGGATACGGATCTTTTCCAAAAGGACGTATCAAAGCTTTTGAATAGCGAGATTGAACCGGTGTATAACTTGGTTAAACAATTTTGCCGCATTTTGCCGGTTTATTACAACGAAATAGGGGCAGAGGGTCTTTTAAGAGATGTTTCCACAGAGCTTGACGAAATCCATTCCCGGAAAGACGAACTCATACATTTTTTGCGTAAGCAGAGCCACGTTGAAAGTTCCAACCTAATCATTGATTTTATCGAAGCAATTTTTAATTTCTGGCTCACCAAAGACAAAAAACCGCTAAAGCCTTTTATTCCCTTTGAATTATACGAACGCTTGCCCACCACTGGACCATATATCGATCCGGTTCATGAAATTCTGGTAGCGTTCTGGCAAAAGGCCAACATCAGCAAGTTTCAGGATTTGCTTCCCTTAAAAGAAGAAGAAATCGAACAGATTCTTGCCGGGATTAATGCCCCGGAGAAAGAAAAACGGCGCGTTTTTCTCTTGATAAAGATGTATCAGCTTGAAGTACAAAAATACGGCTTTGATTTGTACGAACTTAAATCATACCTTGAGCAATCAAAGGCCTGGGGTTTTGAAGGAGTAGATAAGCTTCTTGAAGCATTGGAAAAAGGTAGCCGCAATGAAAAACTCGAAGCCCTGTTAGACTATTTAGAATACTTACAGGGGATAATTCTTTCGCCCCAAAAGTTTAATCCCCGCGAAGATATTTATTTTAAAAGACATATTGCTGCTAATATTCCTTCCATGTATGGCAGGTACCACGAAAAGAAGTTCGACGCCCTGGGGCTTACTTTTAGGCTCGAGGCCCTTGCCAATGTTTTATTTGAAGAGCTTGTGGCGGAAATTGACATTCCTTTTATCACGCGCTCGACCTTTTTTAAAATTTTAAAGATTCTTACCTACTTTCGCAGGGCCCTTCAAATAGAAGGAATTAGCTCTAAAAAATTCAATACCTATTTAGACTTACTTCAGGCTTCTCTTGTGGTAAGACGTTTCACTTATACGCAATATCTTGACATTTTTCGCGGATTACTTGAGGGGGTAAAAGACATAGCCAAGGTTTACTACATTAGTCCTCACCGGGAGAACCTGGCTATTATTTTGCGCCAGCTTGGGCGCAAAAATCTTTTGCCTAAATATCTGGCTGGGCACGAAAATCTTTCGGATGAGGAATTTTTCCATAGGGTTTCTGAGCGATTTATCAGGGATTTGATCGCACAGGCCTTTGGGCTCCAGGCTCTTGATAATTTTGTTGGAAGACTTTACCGCACCCTTCTTGAACAAAGGGAAAAGCTCTCACAGGAAGACTTGGATCTCTTAATGACCTATGATCCAGGCCGTGCTATTTGTCCCATTTATAAACCAAATCCCCTTACACAGGACCTCATCCATTTGGGCAACAAAGGCCATAATCTTTACCTATTGGCAACTTTAGGTATGAAAGTGCCTCCTGGGTTCATAATCACCACAGAGGCTTTTCGCTGTTACCGCGTAATAAAAAGATATCAAGCCACTTATGAAGATTTTCTCAGTCAAATACGCCAGGCCCTTAACCAGGTAGAAAGTCTAACTGGAAAACGATTTGGTGATCCCGAAAATCCCCTTTTAATTTCAGTGAGAAGTGGTGCTGCCATTTCTATGCCAGGCATGATGGCCACGGTTTTAAACGTGGGGAGCAATATTGAAATTATTGAAGGGCTTGCGCGCAAAACAGGTAATTTATGGTTTGCTTGGGATACTTATCGTCGTTTCCTGCAGAGTTGGGCTATGGCACATGGAGTGGAAAGAGAAACCTTTAACCGGCTAATGCGTGAACACAAAAACATTTATAAGGTCAAGAAAAAAAGAGAATTTAGCGGTGAGCAGATGCGCGAGCTAGCCCTCAAGTACCGCGAAGTAGTTAAAGAAAAAGGGGTCCCTCTGGTAGACGACCCCTGGGAGCAGCTCCTTATTTCCATTGATTTGGTTTTTTCTTCGTGGAATTCAGAAAAGGCGCGAGCTTATCGCCAGCTAATGGGAATTTCTGACTATTGGGGAACCGCTGCAATTGTCCAGGCTATGACCTTTGGGAACCTTTCCCTTGAAGCAGGGACAGGGGTTGTTTTTACCGCACCGCCTTTTGGAAAACTTTCCCGGGTGGCCCTTTGGGGGGATTATACTCCCGGAAATCAGGGAGAAGACATCGTTTCAGGGCTTGTTACCACCTATCCCATTTCTATTGAACAGAAGAAAAGAGAAGGCCGGGCAGATGAGCCTTCTTTAGAGGAAAAATTCCCTGAAATATACAAGTCCCTTTACAATATTGCCCAAGACCTCATTTACAACAAAAAGTGGTCTCACCAAGAAATCGAATTCACCTTTGAAGGCCCTGAGCCCGAAAAACTTTTTATCCTCCAAAGCCGTGATATGGTAACCAAGGAGGAGCGTCCTCGTATCAAGGTCTTTGTACGGACGCCTGCCTTGGAGAAGTCTTTTATTGGTCGTGGTATAGGGGTTTCTGGGGGAGCACTTTCCGGTCGCGTTGTTTTTACCTTGGAAGACATAAACGAATTACGCAAAGAATCTCCTGTCACGCCTCTTGTTTTACTTCGTTTTGATACCGTTCCTGATGACATCAAAGAAATTAGTGCGGCTGATGGACTTTTGACGGCAAGAGGTGGGCAGACTTCACATGCTGCTATTGTGGCCTCACGACTAGGTAAGACTTGTGTAGTAGGGTATGAAAACATGAGCATATACGAAGAAAAACGCTATGCCCGGCTTGATGGTCATATCGTTAAAAAGGGCGATTGGCTTAGCATAGACGGGGTTACTGGCCACGTTTACCTCGGCCGCCACGAGGTGCGCGAAGCAGCAGGCTTCCCTGAAGTGAGCAGCGTTTTTTAA
- the gap gene encoding type I glyceraldehyde-3-phosphate dehydrogenase, whose product MGVKVGINGFGRIGRGIFRAHLKYPEFKDIEIVGINDLTDTRTLAHLLKYDSLFGTLPNKIEYTENSIIVDGKKIRVFSEPEPGKIPWAEVGAEYVIESTGRFTDANLARAHREAGAKKVIITAPAKNEDFTVVLGVNEDDYDPINHHVVSNASCTTNCLAPVAKVLLDHFGIKRGLVTTVHAYTNDQRILDFPHKDLRRARAAAVNMIPTKTGAAAAVGKVIPELQGKFDGLAVRVPTPDVSLVDLVAELERETTVTEVNEAFKAAQSRYLAYTEEPLVSTDFLGDQHSAVVDGLCTRVIEGRMVKVMAWYDNEWGYANRVLDLILYMESKKV is encoded by the coding sequence ATGGGGGTAAAAGTAGGCATTAACGGTTTTGGTCGTATTGGTAGGGGTATATTCAGGGCCCATCTTAAGTATCCAGAATTCAAGGATATTGAGATTGTTGGCATAAATGACCTTACTGACACGAGAACATTGGCGCATTTGCTTAAATACGATTCACTCTTTGGCACCCTGCCAAACAAAATCGAATACACAGAAAATTCTATTATTGTTGACGGCAAAAAGATAAGAGTTTTTTCAGAGCCAGAGCCAGGGAAAATTCCTTGGGCGGAGGTTGGCGCTGAGTATGTTATTGAATCCACCGGCCGTTTTACTGATGCCAATTTGGCCCGGGCCCACCGGGAAGCCGGGGCCAAAAAGGTCATTATTACGGCTCCTGCTAAAAATGAAGATTTCACCGTAGTGCTTGGAGTTAACGAAGACGATTACGATCCTATCAATCACCACGTAGTGTCAAATGCCTCCTGTACCACTAACTGCTTGGCTCCAGTGGCCAAAGTTTTGCTTGATCATTTTGGCATTAAGCGGGGGCTTGTTACCACGGTACATGCCTATACCAATGATCAGCGCATCCTTGATTTTCCACATAAAGATTTGCGCAGGGCACGTGCCGCAGCAGTCAACATGATTCCCACCAAAACAGGCGCAGCTGCAGCTGTGGGCAAGGTAATTCCTGAGCTTCAGGGCAAGTTTGATGGCCTGGCGGTAAGGGTTCCCACTCCTGATGTCTCTTTGGTGGATTTGGTAGCAGAGCTTGAGCGTGAAACCACGGTAACTGAAGTGAACGAAGCCTTCAAAGCTGCCCAGAGCCGCTATCTTGCTTATACCGAAGAGCCCCTTGTTTCAACGGACTTTTTAGGAGATCAGCACTCAGCCGTGGTAGATGGCCTTTGCACCAGAGTAATTGAAGGCCGTATGGTCAAAGTTATGGCCTGGTATGACAACGAATGGGGCTATGCCAACCGGGTGCTTGATTTAATCCTTTATATGGAATCCAAGAAAGTTTAA
- the rimI gene encoding ribosomal protein S18-alanine N-acetyltransferase, with the protein MRFKKDLELKLRPARKEDLKEILTIERLSFPTPWQPSHFFAELYKENAHFWVLLKGEKIIGYTCFWIIQDEAHLANVAIHPSFRGKGYGSFLFIHFLRFLRRKGVKRVFLEVRERNKIAQRFYEKFGFKKDGIRKNYYQDTKEHAILMHKCL; encoded by the coding sequence TTGCGTTTTAAAAAAGACTTAGAACTTAAGCTTAGGCCTGCACGAAAAGAAGACCTAAAGGAAATTCTAACTATAGAGCGTCTATCTTTTCCCACTCCCTGGCAGCCAAGTCATTTTTTTGCTGAGCTTTATAAAGAGAATGCCCATTTTTGGGTGCTTTTAAAGGGAGAAAAGATTATCGGGTATACTTGCTTTTGGATAATTCAGGACGAGGCGCATCTTGCTAACGTGGCCATTCATCCGTCTTTTCGTGGTAAAGGCTATGGTTCTTTTCTTTTTATTCATTTTTTGCGCTTCCTCAGGCGAAAAGGAGTAAAGAGGGTTTTTTTAGAAGTACGCGAAAGAAATAAGATTGCCCAACGCTTTTACGAGAAGTTTGGCTTTAAAAAAGATGGAATCCGGAAAAATTACTATCAGGATACCAAAGAACATGCCATTTTGATGCACAAATGTTTATAA
- a CDS encoding PTS sugar transporter subunit IIA, giving the protein MTGIIIAGHGRLPEEILTICAFILGKIQNVESVAIDPSEPPEEIHNRLAEAIKRLDQGQGVVILTDLFGGTPSNIALSFLQKGRIEVVSGVNLPMVIKAIQHQDSPAAELAPILVEAGRKAITKASDILE; this is encoded by the coding sequence ATGACGGGTATTATCATCGCGGGCCACGGGCGCTTACCAGAAGAAATCCTTACCATCTGTGCTTTTATCCTGGGGAAGATACAAAATGTCGAAAGTGTGGCGATTGATCCCTCTGAACCACCTGAAGAAATCCACAATCGTTTAGCAGAAGCTATTAAAAGGCTTGATCAAGGGCAGGGGGTGGTTATCCTGACAGACCTTTTTGGGGGTACACCTTCAAATATTGCGCTATCGTTTCTACAAAAAGGCCGGATAGAAGTGGTTTCAGGGGTTAATTTACCTATGGTGATCAAGGCCATCCAACACCAAGACTCCCCCGCGGCTGAGCTTGCACCTATTTTGGTTGAAGCCGGGCGTAAGGCTATTACCAAAGCCTCCGATATTCTGGAATAA
- the rapZ gene encoding RNase adapter RapZ, producing MTTDTKKNIQTVIITGLSGSGKSTVLRAFEDLGFFGVDNLPVELLPAFLDIKSKQLTDKNSLRLALVMDVREESFVKSCKDIFDQVKKEGYHLEIVFLEASDEVLIARFSQTRRPHPLAPRSPLAEALKLERALLADVKEIADVVIDTSKFNVHQLRREIKERFGPRKDLTSLLVHLMSFGFKYGVPPEAHILFDVRFLANPYFDPALKPLSGLDEKIRKYVLGVPETTQFLALSEQYLRFLLPQYEKEGKTYLVVGIGCTGGRHRSVVIAQEIGAMIKEWGWDTIITHRDIDKEAAK from the coding sequence TTGACTACGGATACTAAAAAAAACATCCAAACAGTTATTATTACCGGGCTTTCTGGTTCAGGGAAAAGTACGGTTTTGCGAGCTTTTGAAGATTTGGGCTTCTTTGGGGTGGACAACCTCCCTGTAGAACTTCTGCCGGCTTTTCTTGATATTAAAAGCAAACAGCTGACTGACAAAAATTCCTTGCGTTTAGCCTTGGTAATGGATGTGCGCGAAGAGTCTTTTGTCAAAAGCTGCAAAGATATTTTTGACCAGGTAAAAAAAGAAGGCTATCACCTTGAGATAGTCTTTTTAGAAGCAAGTGATGAGGTCCTTATTGCACGTTTTTCCCAGACAAGAAGGCCCCATCCCCTGGCTCCCCGTTCTCCTTTGGCAGAGGCCTTAAAGCTTGAAAGAGCTCTTTTAGCAGATGTAAAAGAGATTGCCGACGTGGTGATTGATACTTCGAAATTTAACGTTCATCAGCTACGTCGTGAGATTAAAGAACGTTTTGGCCCCCGCAAAGATCTTACTTCGCTTTTGGTGCATCTTATGTCCTTTGGTTTTAAATACGGTGTTCCTCCAGAGGCCCACATTTTGTTTGACGTGCGCTTTTTGGCCAATCCTTACTTTGATCCAGCCCTCAAACCCCTAAGTGGTCTTGATGAAAAAATAAGAAAATATGTTTTAGGGGTCCCTGAAACCACGCAATTTCTTGCTCTTTCAGAGCAATATTTGCGTTTTCTGCTTCCTCAATACGAAAAAGAAGGAAAAACATATTTAGTGGTAGGCATAGGTTGTACGGGTGGTAGGCATCGTTCTGTTGTTATTGCCCAAGAGATTGGTGCTATGATAAAAGAATGGGGTTGGGACACCATTATCACGCACCGGGACATTGACAAGGAGGCCGCAAAATGA
- a CDS encoding PTS sugar transporter subunit IIA gives MRISDLLIDSCFLRDFNAKDKWEFFEKIANCLGKELNIPPEAIKKALEEREKLGSTAIGGGVAIPHSRVSGLEKIAIALAIKEDGLNFDAPDKLPVKLIFVVLAPENESNLYLKTLAQLARILKQEKIKENLLKAQSPEEVKRILSEVDYGY, from the coding sequence ATGAGAATTAGTGATCTTCTGATTGATAGTTGCTTTTTGCGAGATTTTAATGCCAAAGACAAATGGGAGTTTTTTGAAAAGATTGCCAACTGCCTTGGAAAAGAGCTCAATATCCCGCCAGAAGCTATTAAAAAGGCCTTAGAAGAGCGTGAAAAACTTGGTAGCACTGCTATAGGAGGGGGCGTTGCCATCCCTCACAGTAGGGTTTCGGGGTTAGAAAAAATTGCCATTGCCCTGGCGATAAAAGAAGACGGTCTAAATTTTGATGCTCCTGATAAATTGCCGGTTAAACTGATTTTTGTGGTACTTGCTCCTGAAAATGAATCCAACCTTTACCTAAAAACCCTGGCCCAGCTTGCTCGCATTTTGAAACAAGAAAAAATAAAAGAAAATCTCCTTAAAGCCCAAAGCCCTGAAGAAGTCAAGAGGATTTTATCCGAAGTTGACTACGGATACTAA
- the hpf gene encoding ribosome hibernation-promoting factor, HPF/YfiA family has translation MQINVTFRHLDSSPGLKEYVQKRLSKLEKYFNGPAEANVILKAEKFRQQAEVSIVGDGFNINGKEETQDMYEAIDLVVAKLEAQIKKLREKRKGRKKGAPKEVEAPLASSFEPLEEELPIEVERVFVKPMSVEEAIEQLKATGREFLVFNNPDTNSVNVIYRRGEERFVLVLPEFS, from the coding sequence ATGCAGATTAACGTTACCTTTCGCCATTTAGATTCTTCTCCAGGCCTTAAAGAATACGTCCAGAAACGTCTTTCCAAACTTGAAAAATATTTTAACGGTCCTGCGGAAGCAAACGTGATCCTTAAGGCCGAAAAATTCCGTCAGCAGGCAGAGGTCTCGATTGTCGGTGACGGATTCAATATAAACGGCAAAGAAGAAACTCAAGATATGTATGAAGCCATTGATTTGGTGGTGGCCAAGCTTGAAGCTCAGATCAAAAAATTGCGCGAAAAAAGAAAGGGCCGCAAGAAAGGAGCTCCTAAGGAAGTAGAAGCTCCTTTGGCAAGTTCTTTTGAACCCCTTGAAGAAGAATTACCTATTGAGGTTGAGCGCGTTTTTGTGAAGCCTATGTCTGTGGAAGAGGCAATAGAACAACTCAAAGCTACTGGTCGAGAGTTTTTGGTCTTTAATAACCCTGATACCAACTCGGTTAACGTGATTTATCGCCGCGGGGAAGAACGATTCGTATTGGTACTTCCTGAATTTTCATGA
- a CDS encoding type II toxin-antitoxin system RelE family toxin — protein MELYKIKWKRSAESDLRAIDPQQIIKILRSVEALAYNPFPVQCRKLRGSERAYRIRVGNYRVIYKVDTKAKTVIIYHVRHRKEAYR, from the coding sequence ATGGAATTATACAAGATTAAGTGGAAAAGATCGGCAGAAAGTGACTTGCGGGCTATTGATCCCCAGCAAATTATCAAGATTCTTAGATCTGTTGAAGCCCTTGCTTATAATCCGTTTCCGGTACAGTGTAGGAAACTTCGAGGGTCAGAAAGAGCCTATCGTATCAGGGTGGGAAATTACAGGGTTATTTACAAAGTGGATACCAAGGCAAAAACGGTGATTATTTATCACGTACGCCATCGTAAAGAGGCATATCGGTGA